One segment of Pseudanabaena sp. PCC 6802 DNA contains the following:
- the rfbB gene encoding dTDP-glucose 4,6-dehydratase yields METILVTGGAGFIGANFVLKARQQKWAETINLDKLTYAGNLQTLAELGGDPDYHFVQGDIGNAELVTYLLKKYQPQAIVNFAAESHVDRSIASPDEFIQTNVVGTFQLLEASRFYWQSLSPQKREEFRFLHVSTDEVYGSLDSADPAFTEQTPYAPNSPYAASKAAADHLVRAYHHTYGLPTLTTNCSNNYGPYQFPEKLIPLTILNALEGKPLPIYGDGQNVRDWLYVEDHCDAIYLVLLQGQVGQTYNIGGESERANLEVVETICEIVDRLAPKPNFRHSSLITFIKDRPGHDRRYAINCHKLKQELGWQPKENFQTGLQKTVEWYLSHSEWVDRVRTGAYKDWIEQNYSGR; encoded by the coding sequence ATGGAAACCATATTAGTTACAGGCGGGGCTGGGTTTATCGGTGCGAATTTTGTACTGAAGGCCAGACAGCAAAAATGGGCGGAGACGATCAATCTCGATAAGCTCACCTATGCTGGAAATTTACAGACTCTCGCTGAATTAGGTGGCGATCCCGACTACCACTTCGTGCAAGGTGACATTGGCAATGCCGAACTCGTTACTTACCTGCTCAAAAAATATCAACCGCAGGCGATCGTGAATTTTGCGGCGGAAAGCCATGTCGATCGCTCGATCGCTAGTCCCGATGAATTTATTCAGACTAACGTAGTCGGTACGTTTCAACTGCTGGAAGCGAGTCGTTTTTATTGGCAGAGCTTGTCGCCCCAAAAACGCGAGGAATTTCGCTTTCTGCACGTATCCACTGACGAAGTGTACGGTTCCCTCGACAGCGCAGATCCTGCCTTTACCGAACAAACTCCCTATGCACCCAATAGCCCCTATGCTGCATCAAAGGCAGCGGCGGATCACCTCGTGCGAGCCTACCATCATACCTATGGCCTGCCGACGCTAACCACCAACTGCTCCAATAACTACGGGCCATACCAGTTCCCGGAAAAATTAATCCCCTTGACAATCCTCAACGCTTTGGAAGGTAAACCATTGCCAATTTATGGTGATGGGCAAAACGTGAGGGATTGGCTTTATGTGGAAGATCACTGCGATGCCATTTATCTAGTTTTATTGCAAGGTCAGGTGGGGCAAACTTACAACATCGGCGGTGAGAGCGAACGCGCCAACTTAGAGGTAGTAGAAACAATTTGCGAGATCGTCGATCGCCTGGCACCCAAACCAAACTTTAGGCACTCCTCCCTCATTACGTTCATTAAAGATCGCCCCGGACACGACAGACGCTATGCCATTAATTGCCATAAGCTGAAGCAGGAATTAGGTTGGCAACCCAAGGAAAATTTCCAGACTGGCTTACAAAAAACTGTAGAGTGGTATCTCAGCCATTCTGAATGGGTGGATCGGGTACGGACGGGAGCTTACAAAGACTGGATCGAGCAAAACTACAGCGGTAGATAG
- a CDS encoding TerC family protein, with protein MLDRLNIWGGSLRIETLPIILVLVLLEAILSADNAIALAALVRSLPDPKQEEWALQYGIIGAFVLRIILILTATWVIQYWQFELLGATYLLWLAGKYFFASAKPHAEGEAVPVADKLWQVVLLVSLTDLAFSLDSVTAAVAVARETWLVLLGGFIGIVALRLLAEIFIKLLAEFARLEAAGYLIVGLVGCRLLLKVIADAYVPPEWLMLACIAGIFLWGFSKHTKSKLPDLPELNLSAVAIEQPDEEVIKKT; from the coding sequence ATGCTCGATCGCTTAAACATCTGGGGTGGTTCCTTACGGATTGAAACTCTACCAATAATCTTGGTTTTGGTCTTGCTAGAGGCGATTTTGTCTGCTGATAATGCGATCGCCCTGGCAGCTTTAGTCCGTAGTCTTCCCGATCCCAAGCAGGAAGAATGGGCATTGCAGTATGGCATTATCGGTGCGTTCGTACTGCGTATAATCCTGATTCTGACTGCAACCTGGGTGATTCAGTATTGGCAGTTTGAGTTGTTAGGAGCGACTTACCTACTCTGGCTGGCTGGCAAGTATTTTTTTGCTAGTGCTAAGCCCCACGCTGAAGGCGAAGCCGTTCCCGTGGCGGACAAACTTTGGCAAGTTGTTTTGCTTGTATCTCTTACGGATTTGGCATTTTCGCTCGACAGCGTGACAGCGGCGGTCGCCGTAGCGCGGGAAACCTGGCTGGTATTATTGGGAGGATTTATCGGTATTGTTGCTCTGCGCCTACTCGCTGAGATATTTATTAAGCTGCTAGCAGAATTTGCGCGTCTAGAGGCAGCGGGTTATTTAATTGTGGGGCTGGTGGGGTGCCGCCTATTACTTAAGGTGATTGCCGATGCCTATGTCCCGCCTGAGTGGTTGATGCTAGCCTGCATAGCAGGTATATTTTTATGGGGCTTCTCAAAGCATACAAAATCAAAATTACCAGATTTACCAGAGTTAAACCTGAGCGCTGTTGCGATCGAGCAGCCTGACGAAGAAGTCATTAAAAAAACATAA
- a CDS encoding CobW family GTP-binding protein has product MQTSDTQATVGIDIPKRGMPVTIITGFLGSGKTTLLNHILQNQQDLKVAVLVNEFGDINIDSQLLVSVDQDMVELSNGCICCTINDGLVDAVYSVLEKSDRIDYLVVETTGVADPLPIALTFLGTELQHLTRLDSILTVIDAESFTPEHYNSEAAFSQIMYGDIILLNKTDLASEEKIAELETYIGEQKSGARMLRSRHGVVPLPLILDVNLNNPDLIESEPESEHDRAHHHDHDHHDRDHHDHDRDHHDHDHHHHHSHHLENDGFVSISFQSDRPFDLDRFQNFLDKQLPVDVFRAKGILWFSGIPNRYIFQLSGKRYELKTEDRLKPPTNQLVLIGRHLDRAELQRQLTECLV; this is encoded by the coding sequence ATGCAAACCTCAGATACTCAAGCAACTGTCGGCATTGATATTCCGAAGCGCGGTATGCCCGTTACGATTATCACGGGCTTTTTGGGGAGTGGCAAAACTACTTTGCTCAACCATATTTTGCAGAACCAACAGGATCTCAAGGTAGCCGTTCTGGTAAATGAGTTTGGCGATATCAACATCGACAGTCAACTGCTGGTTTCGGTAGACCAGGATATGGTGGAACTGAGCAATGGCTGTATCTGCTGCACGATTAACGACGGTTTGGTGGATGCGGTTTATAGCGTTCTGGAAAAGAGCGATCGCATTGATTATTTGGTGGTGGAAACCACGGGCGTTGCCGATCCTCTGCCGATCGCGCTCACGTTTTTAGGTACGGAATTGCAGCACTTGACAAGACTCGACTCCATCCTCACCGTTATTGATGCGGAGTCCTTCACGCCAGAACACTACAACAGCGAAGCAGCTTTCAGTCAGATTATGTATGGCGATATCATTTTGCTCAACAAAACTGACCTCGCTTCTGAAGAAAAAATTGCTGAGTTAGAGACTTATATTGGCGAGCAGAAATCTGGAGCGAGAATGTTGCGATCGCGTCACGGTGTCGTGCCTCTACCGTTAATCCTGGATGTCAACCTGAACAATCCAGATCTAATCGAATCCGAGCCAGAATCAGAGCACGATCGCGCCCATCATCATGACCACGACCATCACGATCGCGACCATCACGACCACGATCGCGACCATCACGACCACGACCATCACCACCATCACTCGCATCATTTAGAGAATGATGGATTTGTCTCCATCTCATTCCAAAGCGATCGCCCCTTTGACCTCGATCGCTTCCAAAATTTCCTCGACAAACAGTTACCTGTAGATGTATTTAGGGCGAAGGGAATTCTCTGGTTTTCAGGCATTCCCAACCGCTATATTTTCCAACTCAGCGGCAAGCGCTACGAGCTTAAAACCGAGGATCGGCTCAAACCTCCCACTAACCAGCTCGTGCTAATCGGTCGCCATCTCGATCGCGCTGAATTGCAACGACAACTGACAGAATGTCTTGTGTAG
- the psbA gene encoding photosystem II q(b) protein → MTTTAQRRESASLWDQFCNWITSTDNRLYIGWFGVLMIPCLIAATACFVIAFIAAPPVDIDGIREPVSGSLVYGNNMISGAVVPSSNAIGLHFYPIWEADSLDEWLYNGGPYQFVIFHFIIGICCWMGREWEMSYRLGMRPWIAVAYSAPVAAALAVFLIYPIGQGSFSDGMPLGISGTFNFMIVFQAEHNILMHPFHMLGVAGVFGGSLFSAMHGSLVTSSLIRETTENESANYGYKFGQEEETYNIVAAHGYFGRLIFQYASFNNSRALHFFLALWPVAGIWFTSLGVSTMAFNLNGFNFNQSITDSQGHVVPSWADVINRANLGMEVMHERNAHNFPLDLAAVNVAPVALTAPAIGG, encoded by the coding sequence ATGACAACCACAGCACAAAGACGCGAAAGCGCCTCCTTGTGGGATCAATTTTGCAACTGGATCACCAGCACTGACAACCGCCTCTACATTGGCTGGTTTGGCGTACTGATGATTCCTTGCTTAATTGCTGCTACAGCATGCTTCGTAATCGCCTTCATTGCCGCACCTCCTGTGGACATCGACGGTATCCGCGAGCCTGTTTCCGGCTCGTTAGTCTATGGCAACAACATGATTTCTGGTGCTGTAGTTCCTTCTTCCAACGCTATTGGCTTGCACTTTTACCCCATTTGGGAAGCAGATAGCTTAGATGAGTGGCTCTACAATGGTGGCCCTTACCAATTTGTAATTTTCCACTTCATCATCGGCATTTGCTGCTGGATGGGTCGTGAATGGGAAATGAGCTACCGCTTGGGTATGCGTCCCTGGATCGCTGTTGCTTACAGCGCTCCCGTCGCCGCTGCTCTAGCCGTATTCTTGATCTACCCAATCGGCCAAGGCTCCTTCTCCGATGGTATGCCTCTGGGGATTTCCGGTACGTTCAACTTCATGATCGTGTTCCAAGCCGAGCACAACATCCTGATGCACCCATTCCATATGCTGGGTGTTGCTGGTGTCTTCGGTGGCAGTTTGTTCAGTGCCATGCACGGTTCGTTGGTAACCTCCAGCTTGATCCGCGAAACCACTGAGAACGAGTCTGCAAACTATGGTTACAAGTTCGGTCAAGAGGAAGAAACCTACAACATCGTTGCCGCTCACGGTTACTTTGGTCGTTTGATCTTCCAATATGCCAGCTTCAACAACAGCCGCGCTCTGCACTTCTTCTTGGCACTGTGGCCAGTGGCAGGTATCTGGTTCACCTCCTTGGGTGTAAGCACGATGGCGTTCAACCTGAATGGTTTCAACTTCAACCAGTCAATTACTGACAGCCAGGGGCATGTGGTGCCAAGCTGGGCAGACGTAATCAACCGCGCTAACCTGGGTATGGAAGTCATGCACGAGCGCAACGCTCACAACTTCCCGCTCGACTTAGCAGCAGTAAACGTTGCTCCAGTAGCACTAACCGCTCCCGCGATTGGCGGCTAA
- the psb32 gene encoding photosystem II repair protein Psb32, whose product MLKKFLLNQFKRLAIALFTLAIAFQVFTATAIAVEVYDIPELPIGDRTWVQDMAKVLSSTTEGAVRDKIDELAEKTDFQVRFLTVRRIDFGQPTQEFTDLVFDKWFATPESKTNQALIVFATEDHRTAIATGERVKAALSDAIAASITDETMLFPAKKSNYNQAAIDGINRLAAILTGEPDPGPPKVVEVDLPQSSSNFKTAEETDGSSSTIVVIGLLIAATVIPMVTYFWFQNQS is encoded by the coding sequence GTGTTAAAAAAATTTTTACTTAATCAATTTAAACGCCTGGCGATCGCCCTCTTTACCCTGGCGATCGCTTTCCAAGTTTTTACTGCAACCGCGATCGCTGTAGAAGTATACGATATTCCAGAGCTACCAATCGGCGATCGCACCTGGGTGCAGGATATGGCAAAAGTCTTGAGCAGTACCACAGAGGGTGCAGTTAGGGACAAGATTGACGAACTAGCTGAAAAAACAGATTTTCAGGTCAGATTTTTGACGGTGAGGCGAATTGACTTCGGGCAGCCTACCCAAGAATTTACCGATCTGGTATTTGACAAATGGTTTGCCACGCCGGAGAGCAAAACCAACCAGGCATTAATCGTGTTTGCTACCGAAGATCATCGCACTGCGATCGCGACAGGCGAGCGGGTGAAGGCAGCGCTATCCGATGCGATCGCCGCCAGCATTACCGATGAAACCATGCTATTCCCGGCGAAAAAATCTAATTACAATCAAGCTGCGATCGACGGTATTAATAGGTTAGCAGCCATACTAACTGGCGAACCCGACCCAGGTCCTCCTAAAGTTGTGGAAGTAGATCTCCCTCAAAGTAGCAGCAACTTTAAAACCGCCGAAGAAACTGATGGCTCCAGTTCCACGATTGTTGTAATTGGCTTACTAATTGCTGCCACCGTCATTCCAATGGTGACGTATTTTTGGTTCCAAAATCAGTCGTAA
- a CDS encoding PspA/IM30 family protein, with protein sequence MGLLSRISTIIRSFLNDLVNRAEDPEKILEQSVIDMQDELVQMRQAVAQAIAAMKRQEQQYLEADKQSTEWERRAMLALQKGQEDLAREALVRRKSQAETAGKLKESIDSQSGQIAVLKKNLVVLEGKIAEAKTKKEMLKARIQSAKAQENLNNMLGKVSTNSVSGVIERMEEKVLMAEAKASAAAELGMDEIENRFKQLEQSNVDEDLAALKAKMLSSSPTTPALEAGASNASVDAELEALRKELGH encoded by the coding sequence ATGGGACTACTATCTCGCATCAGTACGATCATTAGATCTTTCCTTAACGATCTGGTTAATAGAGCGGAAGATCCGGAGAAAATTCTGGAACAGTCTGTGATTGATATGCAAGATGAACTGGTGCAGATGAGGCAGGCTGTAGCCCAGGCGATCGCTGCGATGAAGCGGCAGGAGCAGCAATACCTAGAGGCCGACAAACAGTCTACGGAATGGGAGCGTCGTGCCATGCTGGCTCTGCAAAAGGGACAGGAAGATTTAGCGCGCGAGGCATTGGTACGGCGCAAATCACAGGCAGAGACAGCAGGCAAGCTAAAAGAGAGTATCGACAGTCAGTCTGGACAAATCGCTGTATTAAAGAAAAATCTGGTCGTGCTGGAAGGCAAAATTGCGGAAGCCAAGACCAAGAAGGAAATGCTGAAAGCCAGGATTCAATCTGCCAAAGCCCAGGAAAACCTCAATAATATGCTCGGTAAAGTCAGCACTAACTCAGTTTCTGGTGTCATCGAGCGCATGGAAGAAAAAGTGTTGATGGCAGAGGCAAAAGCTAGTGCAGCAGCAGAGTTAGGTATGGATGAAATAGAAAATCGCTTCAAGCAACTGGAGCAGTCTAATGTTGATGAGGATCTCGCGGCGCTAAAAGCCAAGATGCTATCTTCAAGTCCTACAACACCAGCATTAGAGGCAGGTGCATCCAATGCCAGCGTCGATGCTGAACTAGAGGCTTTGCGTAAGGAATTGGGTCATTGA
- the gcvH gene encoding glycine cleavage system protein GcvH has protein sequence MFEYPDDLKYTDSHEYIRLEGDIATIGITAFAIDQLGDIVFIDLPEPNTSLTKGETFGTVESVKAVEDIYAPLSGEVIETNSGLIDNPEQLGEDPYGVSWLVKVRVDDPEEADEFMTAAEYRSKVEGT, from the coding sequence ATGTTTGAATATCCTGACGATCTAAAGTACACCGACTCGCACGAGTATATTCGGCTTGAGGGCGATATAGCTACGATTGGCATTACTGCCTTTGCGATCGATCAACTAGGCGATATTGTGTTCATCGATCTGCCAGAACCTAACACCAGCCTGACTAAAGGCGAGACATTCGGTACCGTAGAGTCGGTCAAGGCAGTCGAGGATATTTACGCTCCTTTAAGTGGCGAAGTGATAGAGACTAACTCTGGCTTGATCGATAACCCCGAGCAACTTGGCGAAGATCCCTATGGTGTATCCTGGCTAGTCAAGGTACGTGTAGACGATCCTGAGGAGGCCGACGAGTTTATGACAGCCGCAGAGTATCGCAGCAAAGTGGAAGGTACCTAA
- a CDS encoding phosphate ABC transporter substrate-binding protein, which produces MARGKETTALLLTLLVTAGVAGGGYWYFQQNANNPKVNSPQPLNSPTPNSTSVSTPSNGVSLDTSVPDPSVLSIDGSTTLVLPIRELRNAYAQLNPNIPTTFGIPDGKPGGTDKGIQNLINNSVVIAASSRPLKPNEAQAGIQLIAIAKDSIAVVIGSNNPFKSDLTVGQLRDIYSGKITNWSQVGGTNLPIKVINRATTSGTRSLFQDTVMLGQPFAPDSANFITWPQDETTAILRTIGNNGISYATVSQVANQEIVRIVSIEGKSPLDVDAVKSGAYPISRSLFLAVRKQTSPAVKQFVDLALSPQSQQTLQRLGFVPIR; this is translated from the coding sequence ATGGCTAGAGGTAAAGAGACAACGGCACTATTACTAACCCTTCTAGTTACTGCTGGTGTTGCTGGAGGAGGCTATTGGTATTTTCAACAAAATGCAAACAATCCCAAAGTCAATAGCCCACAACCATTAAATTCTCCGACCCCAAATAGTACATCAGTCTCAACTCCATCCAACGGCGTTAGCTTAGATACATCAGTACCAGATCCTAGTGTTTTGAGCATTGATGGTAGTACGACTTTAGTGCTGCCAATTAGAGAATTACGCAATGCTTACGCGCAGCTTAATCCTAATATTCCCACGACATTTGGCATACCTGATGGTAAACCAGGCGGTACTGATAAGGGCATTCAAAATCTGATTAATAATTCTGTAGTCATCGCAGCTAGTTCGCGTCCGCTTAAACCGAACGAAGCACAGGCAGGTATTCAGCTAATCGCGATCGCCAAAGATTCTATCGCCGTAGTAATTGGAAGTAATAACCCGTTTAAAAGCGATCTAACAGTAGGTCAATTACGCGATATTTACTCAGGTAAAATTACGAACTGGTCGCAGGTTGGCGGCACTAATCTGCCCATCAAAGTAATTAACCGCGCTACAACTAGTGGCACGCGATCGCTTTTCCAGGATACGGTAATGCTAGGTCAACCATTTGCGCCCGATAGCGCCAACTTCATCACTTGGCCGCAGGACGAAACTACTGCCATTCTTAGAACTATTGGCAATAACGGTATTAGTTATGCCACGGTGTCTCAAGTTGCTAACCAGGAAATTGTCAGGATTGTATCGATTGAGGGGAAATCGCCACTCGATGTTGATGCAGTGAAAAGCGGCGCTTATCCAATTAGTCGCAGCCTGTTTTTAGCGGTACGCAAGCAAACCAGTCCCGCAGTTAAGCAATTCGTCGATCTAGCTTTATCTCCACAAAGTCAACAAACTCTACAACGGCTGGGTTTTGTGCCCATCAGGTGA
- a CDS encoding ABC transporter substrate-binding protein, whose translation MAKSGKETVALLVTLLITAGAAGGGLWLFRNNILSGISNSSQTASPGASPTSSSNVGAVDSRISQGDRILIASATNSNKQAGVQAIASGNWQTAIASLEASLRSERNDPEALIYLNNARIGNARSLKIAVSAPISGNENVAKEILRGVAQAQDTLNQSGGINGVPVQVIIADDGNDPAIAAQVAQVFVANPDILGVVGNFGSDATLASAKVYQAGQLVLISPTSTSVQLSGFGNYIFRTVPSDRFAANSLSRYMLNQIKKKRAVVFFNSNSSYSKSLKDEFTTAVFGDGGQVVTEFDLSGAGFDAVQSLNQAKTKGAEVIMLATNAATLDRALQVVATNRRQLPIIGGDSMYTAKTLQVGGSETVDMVLAVPWHILANPAATFPKQAERLWGGDVNWRTAMAYDATQAILSGLKQDSTRAGLQKALADPNFSTEGAASRIQFQTSGDRNSPAVLVKVAPGKRSGFGYDFVLP comes from the coding sequence ATGGCAAAAAGTGGTAAGGAAACAGTTGCGCTTCTAGTTACGCTCTTAATTACGGCGGGGGCGGCGGGTGGCGGGCTATGGCTATTTAGGAATAACATTCTCAGCGGCATATCTAATTCCAGCCAAACTGCTAGTCCGGGAGCATCTCCAACCAGTTCTTCCAATGTGGGGGCGGTGGATAGTCGTATCAGTCAAGGCGACAGGATTCTAATTGCTTCAGCCACAAACTCCAATAAGCAAGCAGGCGTGCAAGCGATCGCCTCCGGTAACTGGCAAACAGCGATCGCCTCGCTAGAAGCAAGCCTGCGTTCTGAGCGTAACGATCCTGAGGCTTTGATCTATCTCAACAACGCCCGAATTGGTAATGCCAGGAGTTTGAAAATCGCTGTATCTGCGCCGATTAGCGGCAATGAAAATGTGGCGAAGGAGATCTTGCGCGGGGTGGCACAGGCTCAAGATACGCTTAACCAGTCCGGTGGAATTAATGGCGTGCCAGTACAGGTAATAATTGCCGATGACGGTAACGATCCGGCGATCGCGGCGCAGGTTGCCCAAGTGTTTGTTGCCAATCCTGACATCTTAGGCGTAGTGGGTAATTTTGGCAGCGATGCAACTCTGGCATCGGCAAAGGTCTATCAGGCAGGACAACTAGTGTTGATTTCGCCGACCAGTACGTCAGTGCAGTTATCTGGATTTGGTAATTATATTTTTCGTACTGTTCCTAGCGATCGCTTTGCCGCCAATTCCCTATCCCGCTACATGCTAAATCAAATTAAAAAGAAAAGAGCCGTCGTATTTTTTAACTCGAATAGCTCGTATAGCAAATCGCTCAAAGATGAGTTTACGACTGCGGTGTTTGGCGATGGCGGTCAGGTAGTAACCGAGTTTGACTTGAGTGGCGCTGGATTTGATGCCGTTCAAAGTCTGAACCAGGCAAAGACGAAAGGTGCAGAGGTAATTATGCTGGCAACCAATGCAGCTACGCTAGATCGGGCATTACAGGTAGTAGCAACTAATCGCAGGCAATTGCCAATTATCGGTGGTGACAGCATGTACACTGCCAAAACCCTGCAAGTGGGTGGTAGTGAAACTGTGGATATGGTTCTAGCTGTGCCGTGGCATATTTTAGCCAACCCTGCTGCCACCTTTCCCAAACAAGCAGAGCGTCTCTGGGGTGGCGATGTGAACTGGCGTACGGCAATGGCCTATGATGCTACGCAGGCAATTCTCTCGGGACTCAAGCAGGATAGTACTCGCGCAGGTCTGCAAAAGGCGCTTGCCGATCCAAACTTCTCGACGGAAGGCGCGGCGAGTCGAATTCAGTTTCAGACATCTGGCGATCGCAACAGTCCTGCCGTACTGGTCAAAGTTGCACCAGGTAAGCGCTCCGGCTTTGGCTACGATTTTGTCTTGCCTTAA
- a CDS encoding 2'-5' RNA ligase family protein, translated as MLLRLFLALLPPRSIQAEIAEIQKYFSDRYDSRAALRSPPHITLQAPFTQSPENIAILHKSLKEFAHNFTTVPITLNGFAAFAPRVIYVDVVQSPALMAIQTELAQYMGTKVGIRDENARTRPFKPHVTVAFRDLSKPNFQAAWTEFKTRSISFEFDANFLTLLQHDGRRWHINAEFPFNSP; from the coding sequence ATGCTATTACGTCTATTTTTGGCACTACTACCACCACGATCGATTCAGGCTGAAATCGCTGAGATTCAGAAATACTTCAGCGATCGCTACGATAGCCGAGCTGCGCTTAGATCTCCTCCCCACATAACATTGCAAGCCCCATTTACGCAATCTCCCGAAAACATAGCAATCTTACATAAATCTCTGAAAGAATTTGCCCATAACTTTACAACAGTCCCGATTACCTTAAATGGTTTTGCTGCCTTTGCACCGCGAGTTATCTACGTTGATGTAGTTCAGTCCCCTGCGCTGATGGCCATACAAACAGAGCTGGCTCAGTATATGGGAACTAAAGTGGGTATTAGAGATGAAAATGCTCGAACTCGGCCCTTTAAACCGCATGTGACTGTAGCATTTCGCGACCTGAGCAAGCCAAACTTCCAAGCTGCCTGGACGGAGTTTAAGACAAGATCTATAAGTTTTGAGTTCGATGCTAATTTCCTCACGCTTTTGCAACATGATGGTCGGAGATGGCATATTAATGCAGAATTCCCCTTTAATTCACCCTGA
- the pyrF gene encoding orotidine-5'-phosphate decarboxylase — MGSSVILNTKTDAMNGSSYLSTKPIDVKERLIVALDFDSSEEAMSMVEKLDDTVVFYKLGLQLFMAGGYIELVKQLVEKKKKVFVDLKFFDIPQTVASAVRQLKDKGATFATVHGNDKILEAAVSEKGDLKILAVTVLTSLDRKDLEDLGFQCDEKALVLSRAKRALQLGCDGVISSGLEAKALRDDLGENFLIVTPGIRPVDNDNVDNTDDQKRTVDLEEAFLSGADYVVIGRPIKQADDPYKAAQDFQARIAKVFAL; from the coding sequence ATGGGGAGTTCTGTAATTCTAAACACAAAAACTGATGCGATGAATGGCTCTTCATACTTATCTACCAAGCCGATTGATGTCAAAGAAAGACTAATAGTTGCTCTTGACTTCGATAGTAGCGAAGAAGCTATGAGTATGGTAGAAAAGCTTGACGATACAGTTGTATTTTATAAGCTTGGTCTACAACTTTTCATGGCGGGTGGCTATATCGAGTTAGTAAAGCAGTTAGTGGAGAAAAAAAAGAAAGTTTTTGTTGACTTGAAGTTTTTTGATATTCCCCAAACTGTTGCTTCCGCAGTGAGACAGTTGAAGGATAAGGGCGCTACCTTTGCTACAGTACATGGGAACGATAAAATTTTGGAAGCTGCAGTTTCGGAGAAAGGAGACCTAAAAATACTAGCAGTGACTGTCTTAACTAGCCTAGATCGCAAAGATCTAGAAGATTTAGGCTTTCAGTGCGATGAGAAAGCTCTGGTTTTATCAAGAGCTAAGAGAGCCCTTCAATTAGGGTGTGATGGGGTCATTTCGTCTGGATTAGAAGCAAAAGCGTTAAGAGATGACCTGGGTGAAAATTTCCTGATCGTTACTCCAGGCATTAGGCCCGTTGATAATGATAATGTCGATAATACTGACGATCAAAAGAGAACGGTTGATCTAGAAGAGGCTTTCCTGAGCGGTGCTGATTACGTCGTGATTGGCAGACCGATTAAGCAAGCTGACGATCCATACAAAGCCGCGCAAGATTTCCAAGCCCGCATTGCCAAGGTGTTTGCGTTGTAA
- a CDS encoding PspA/IM30 family protein: protein MGLLDRIGMVVKSNVNAMVTAAEDPEKILEQSIIDMQEDLVQLRQAVAQAMAALKRQEQQYTQSQTQANEWERRAMLALQKGDENLAREALNRKKTHADSVATLKPAYDQQVAQVDVLKKNLVALEGKISEAKTKKEMLKARVQSAKAQENLNNMLGKINTNSAAAAFERMEERVMMAEAKASATAELGMDNLEAQFATLESGSGVDDELAALKAKMIASSAPAPALSPADANKPSVGTLIDSELESLRKQINQG, encoded by the coding sequence ATGGGATTACTAGATCGCATCGGTATGGTGGTCAAATCCAATGTCAATGCAATGGTCACCGCTGCTGAAGATCCTGAAAAAATTCTGGAACAGAGCATCATTGACATGCAAGAAGACCTGGTGCAGTTGCGTCAGGCGGTCGCGCAAGCCATGGCAGCCCTCAAGCGTCAAGAGCAGCAGTATACTCAGTCTCAAACCCAAGCCAATGAGTGGGAACGTCGCGCCATGCTAGCTTTGCAAAAAGGAGATGAAAACCTGGCTCGCGAAGCCCTGAACCGCAAGAAAACCCATGCAGATAGCGTGGCAACCCTCAAGCCAGCTTACGACCAGCAGGTTGCCCAGGTCGATGTACTCAAGAAAAATCTTGTAGCCCTGGAAGGTAAAATCTCCGAAGCTAAAACCAAGAAGGAGATGCTCAAGGCCAGAGTGCAGTCTGCCAAGGCTCAAGAAAATCTCAACAATATGTTGGGCAAAATCAATACCAACTCTGCTGCTGCTGCCTTTGAGCGCATGGAAGAGCGGGTGATGATGGCAGAAGCTAAAGCTAGCGCTACGGCTGAGCTGGGGATGGATAACCTGGAAGCTCAGTTTGCTACCTTAGAGTCGGGCAGCGGTGTTGACGACGAGCTAGCCGCACTAAAAGCTAAAATGATTGCGTCTTCTGCCCCCGCTCCTGCACTTTCACCTGCTGATGCCAATAAGCCTTCAGTTGGTACGTTGATTGATTCCGAACTAGAATCTCTACGCAAGCAAATCAATCAGGGGTAG